In Eubacteriales bacterium mix99, the DNA window CCATATAAGCATCCCTGAGCTCGATCGAAGGGCCGCCTGCTCCGTTTATATAGACGCCCTTCAGATTCTTGTTCAATACTATATTCTGATAACCGAATGTTATCGGTGATATTCCGCATTTATCAACGGTGAGTATCTTCTCCGCTTTTGCAAAGTTCTCCCCGCGTCTGGCCATATCCGATTCAGTCTTGCAGGCGTTTACAAGCTGATCATATGTCTCATCCGTGAAGAACGCCGGATTGTTTCCATCACCGGTGGTATAGCACTGGAAGAACGTCATCGGATCATTGTAATCCGCACCCCATCCGGTCTGGCAGATCTGATAAAGTCCCTTTGAAACCTGATTGTTGAAAGAAGAGTTATCCGATGCTGTTTCGATCTTCACCTTTACGCCCAGCTTTGACTGCCACTGGTTCTGATAATATTCGGCGATCACCTTGGTGTCATTGTCAGGGTTGCTTTGCAGGAATGTGACTTCAAGAGTCTGTCCCGCCTTGCCGATCTCCTTCAGGCCCTCCTCAAGAAGCATCTTCGGATCCTGGCTGAGCAGTTCTGACATCGGTTCGTCGTATAGTTTGCGAAATTCGTCCGTACCGATTGACAGCCCGTAAGGAATGAGTCCGCCGGCCGCCTTGCCCTTCTTCACTACTTTTTTTACATAGGCATCCCTGTCAAACGCAATCGCAAATGCCTTGCGAATCTTCTCGTTTGTAAATACTCCCCCGGGATCACTGTTGTTGAAACAGATGTATGAGTTACTCGCCTGCGGTTCGGAAATGAACTGTATATCTCCCGAGTCGATCCTGCTCTGCAGGCTGGTTACATACTCTTCACGAACATTGCTCAGAATATCAATCTTTCCGGTATCAAAAAGCTGCTGCCTTGTGTTTTCATCCTGTGCCAGAGGCATATCTATCCCGTCAAGTTTGATGTGGTCAGCATCCCAGTAATTCGGGTTCTTCTTCAGGATGACCTGCGTGCCCCTTGTCCAATCGCTTACATAATACGGACCGGACTGGGCGAGTTCTTTAGCCGTAGCCCCGTATGAGGAGTTTGCGCCTCCTTTTGTCCTGCTCTCCGGAACCGGAGTTATATTGGAAAAGGTAAGAAGCTGTGGGAAATATGGCAGAGGTTCCGTCAATGTGATCTTCAATGTCTTTTCATCAACGGCCTCCGCTCCTACATCCTCTTTGCTTCCCTTCCCTGTATTGAAATCTTCTCCGCCTTTGATGCAGTAGAATATTCCTGCATTATGACAGTTCACTTCCGGATCGAATACACGGCGAATTGAATTTACATAATCCTGTGCCTGAACCTCCGTTCCATCGGAGTATTTGTTGGAGCGAAGGTGGAACGTCCATACCAGTCCGTCGCCCGACGGTTCATAGCTTTCTGCCCCTGCAGGAGACAGTTTCCCGTCAATAAGGCGAACCAACGTTTCCTGTGTCTCCAACACAATCTGGTTCTTCTGGGTGTCGTCTGCGCGTCCCGGATCAAGTGTATCAGGATCGGAAGTCATGACCATGCTGATCCTGGCACCTCCGCCGCTGCCGGTACCGCTGTTTCCGCTGCTGCCGGTACTGCGGCTCTCTGTTGAACGATTTCCGCACGCTGACAATGATACAATCATCAGTGCCGCCAGCAATGCTGCTACAACTTTTTTCATGTATGTTCCTCCTTGCAAGAGAACGAGTGAGTACATTATTATGACACAACCCGTATATTATGTAATGGAATTGCTTATCCTCCTGTGTCTGCTGCTCACCTGAATCTCCCTTACACAAAATTAAATTTATAAAGATTCCTGTCCATAGTGTCTGAGATATTCGGGAGCTACTCCGAATGCATGGCAAAAAGCCTTTGCCGCTGCGAATGTTCCTTCGGCGAAGAATAGGTATCCACCGCTGTCTCATGCCTATATGCCATAAATATAGCATAGCAATAAGATAGCACTTTAAAGCAGAGGTGTCAACTGAATATTTATTACACAAATTACATAAAATGAGCCCACATAAATGAATTGGTTGATTGACAAAATCAAAAAGCAAGCCTATATTATATATAGCTAGTTAGTAAAGCTATGCATCTCTGCATAGGAAAAGGAGAGGCTTTTGCAGATAACATATATGAACAGTTTGGGATTAACTGCATAGAAAGGCAGAAAAGGAAAAGGCAAATTCAAATAGGGAAAAAGTGAAGGAGAAAACATGAAGCATAATAACTATAAATTGATAGCTCTTATTATGATGTTCACCTTAGCCTTACTTGCCGGGTGTTCGCACAACAGCACTCCGGGAAAAAGCAACGAGACTTCATGGAATATAGCAGACGCTGAGCCAGTCTACGTAACAGAATGGCCAGAAAATAATTTTACTGCGCAAATTGTCAAGCCCGATAATGGTGAAATGGATTATATACGTGATTTTTCTGATGATAGCCGATATGAGATTGTGCTAAAAAATATCTCGGCGGATGAGTCTGCTGCATATATAGAAGAATTAAAAAGTCAGGGCTATTCCAAGATAGCTTCCGAAGAAAATAATGTTTCTGTCGGAACAATGCTGCAAAAGGATAATGCTACGTTAAGTATTGCTTACTCGGGTACTGTTTTTAATATCTTAATAGCAGTAGACAGCAAATCTACTCCCGTGGACACACAGACAATTGTGCCTATCTTCTGAAGATAGGCACAATTTAACCGAATATACCAGTGTCGCAAAAGCGGCGTTGGCTTGAAACCAGCTCGCTTTTACCGTTTTTTTGGTTTTGCCATGCCATATATCGACCCGGGAGTGATTTTGGGAGACCCCAAAGGGTATAGTGAAAAGAGTCAAGCGCAGATACATCTGCATCATTCGCCTTGTCCGAAAACCACTTGACACCTGTTTTCAAAACCTTTGATTTGTATTCAAACATTGACAATCCCTCCTGCTATTTGTGCTGCTTATTATAGTACCCTTGGGATCATACAATCAATCAAAATTAGCGGAAAAGACAACAAAATAAATATCAGAAAACACTTGACTGCCCCCTTATGGGCTGGCTTAAAATGATTATAGGAGCAATTAGAATTGTATTGGGAGGAAAGATTATGCTGATAAAAGAAGTTTGCGAGAAGTGCAAGCTGACCAAAAAAGCGATAGATTATTACGAGTCTAAAAATCTGATACATCCGCAGATACTCGAAAACGGATACAGGGAATTCAGCGATGCCGATATATCTGCGCTGAAAGAAATATCAGTGCTTAGAAAATGCGGCATCAGCATTGCTGACATTGCAGAGATACTAACCAGCTCAAATAAACCGGCAGCTTTAGCCAAGTGCAAATATATCACAGATTTACGGATGCAGCGTATGAATGATATACAAAAGTGTATGGACAGGCTGGTTGCAGATTACGATGTCAATCGGGAATTCGATTATCTGCAGACACACGATGAGGACTTATACACCATAAAAGAGAAATTGGTTTTTGCTTTCCCCGGAAACTATGGCCTTTATGTATCTATGCATTTTGGCAGATTCCTGAACGGGACAATTGAAACCGAGGAACAACGAAAAGCATATGATGCAATCGTGCGATATCTTGATCATGTAAATCTATACTTACCTGCGGAACTTTCTGAGTTTCTGGAAGCCTTCTTCACTGTGAGTACAAAAAGTGATGCGGTAAAAATTGAAGAAGAAACAAATGGCAGAATGCTTGAGATGCTGACTGATACCGAGGGATACCTGGAGCGCAATCATGAGCAAATAGAAGAATACCTTGAATATAAATGTTCAAATGAGTATAAAAACTCTGAGGCTGCTAAAATTCAAAAGTCTATGCTGGATTTTCAAAAGGAAAGCGGCTATCAGGAAGTTTTAATAGCTAACATGAAAATACTTAGCCCCGCTTATGCCGGGTACCATAAAAAGGTTGAAGCCGCAAATGAAATCATGCTGAAAAAGTTTCCGAAAGCAAAGAATATGTATGAAACAAATTAAGACACGTTAATCCGACATTTGTTCGATGTAATATTTGATTTATATCTGCAAATATTTTTGCTATACTCCTTGCCGGATAGCGTTAAGCTCCTCTGATCCCGCTTGATGTGGCCCACTTTCTTTTGTTACGGGGAGGACTTTTCGCAGCGGTTCTGGCTGCGAAATCATCCATCCAAAAAGGGGCGTAAGGGCAGTAAGTTGGGCGACTTTGTAGAAGAATTCTTGCATTTCGACACCATTAAAAAAAATGAGCGAGCAGCGATTTATCAATACATACTGCCGTTGTTCTAATTCATTGTTTTCTTAAAAGGAGTATCGCTGTAAAGAGCATAATTATCTGAACCACCGTTAAGGTAATCCATACCCCGTTAAGTTTTAAGAACATGGGTAAGATAAATACGCAAATAGGTAAAACAATAAGCGCCTCACCATATACCATAATAGAAGCCCTTCGTGCTTTTTTGATTGCATAAAAGTAGGCCGAGGACGACCTTGAAAATGCATAAAATGGCAAGGATAAAGCACAAAGCGGAAAGGCAAAGAGCAGAACCCCGGTTGTTTCCGCAGAAACGTTAAACCATGTCGGAATTACATTGCGAAGCGCAGTGATTCCAATTGTTATAACAATGCCTGTAGTAATGGAAGTATAGTACGTCCGCCTTTTTAATTGCTTAACCGAATGAGCGTCGGCAGCACCGTGATAGAAGCTGATTAACGGTTGGCTTCCATCACAAACTCCTTGCAGGAGAAGTTGACCAACACTCAACATATAGGAAACTACAGCATATGCCGCAAGTGCTACGGTTCCACCATAGGCTAAAGCCCGCCAATTTATCATAGCTATGGTGAGAGCGGGGAGAAAAGACAGGGCAAACGGAGATACGGCTATTTTGAGAATGTTCTGTACCGTTTTTCGTTTCAAATAATAGTTTGAAATTGGTACACGGTTTTCTTTTCTGAACAATATAAAAAGTGATGGAACCAATGCTATGAATTGGCCGATTAAAGTGGCTAAAGCTGCCCCTGTAACGCCATATCCCAAAACCAGAACGAATACGCCGCTTAGAACCGTATCCATCACAAAATTTGTCATCATCAAAGCCATTGCTATCCACGCTTTATTTTGATTACGCAAAAGAGGGGTTACTCCTGCGCCAAGAACTTGCAGAACACTACCCATACCCAATACCCGGACATATCCATAGGCAAGTTCCAAAACCTGCCCTTCCGCTCCCAAGAACCGAAGAATGGGTTTTGCGCAAATCCGTATGAAAATCGTAAGAACCGCTGAGGCAATCAGCATCAGCGTGAATGTATTTCCCAGTGCTTTGTCTGCTTCGCTTTTTTCTTCAGCGCCCATGTGGTTGGACATATTCACAGCACCGCCCATGCCGATCCCTGTTCCAACAGCTAAAATAATTGCGGCAAGAGGCCAAGCAATACTGATACTGGCAATCCCGGCGTCCCCCACGGCCCGGCCGACAAATAAGCCGTCAATGCTCGTGTAAATGCCTGTAACCAAAGATGCTATCATCGATGGAATTACATACTTTAGAAAATTTTTCTTCATCATGTAGTACCCCTCCAAATTTGTACCTTATGATAAATCATTATAAACGTTAAAGCCGCTTGAATGTCAATCCGACTTGTAGTAGAATAAATGTGAGGTGGTGAAGAATGAGAGAGCGGTATAATATTGGGGAAATTTCAGAGATATTTCAGATTCCAAAACCTACACTTCGATATTGGGAATCTGAAAACTTAATCCAATTGAATCGAAACGAAGAAAACGATTACAGGGAATATACTTTGAAGCAAATGATGGAAATCGGTGATATTTCCTTATATAGGCAGCTTAATGTCCCAGTAGCGAAATTAAAAAACATGCATCAATTGGGTATTCATGATTTGGACAGTACACTGGATGCTACATTGACAGAAGTTGATAATAGAATTTCACAACTATCAGATATTAAAGAGCGCTTACTCTCCA includes these proteins:
- a CDS encoding peptide ABC transporter substrate-binding protein, whose protein sequence is MKKVVAALLAALMIVSLSACGNRSTESRSTGSSGNSGTGSGGGARISMVMTSDPDTLDPGRADDTQKNQIVLETQETLVRLIDGKLSPAGAESYEPSGDGLVWTFHLRSNKYSDGTEVQAQDYVNSIRRVFDPEVNCHNAGIFYCIKGGEDFNTGKGSKEDVGAEAVDEKTLKITLTEPLPYFPQLLTFSNITPVPESRTKGGANSSYGATAKELAQSGPYYVSDWTRGTQVILKKNPNYWDADHIKLDGIDMPLAQDENTRQQLFDTGKIDILSNVREEYVTSLQSRIDSGDIQFISEPQASNSYICFNNSDPGGVFTNEKIRKAFAIAFDRDAYVKKVVKKGKAAGGLIPYGLSIGTDEFRKLYDEPMSELLSQDPKMLLEEGLKEIGKAGQTLEVTFLQSNPDNDTKVIAEYYQNQWQSKLGVKVKIETASDNSSFNNQVSKGLYQICQTGWGADYNDPMTFFQCYTTGDGNNPAFFTDETYDQLVNACKTESDMARRGENFAKAEKILTVDKCGISPITFGYQNIVLNKNLKGVYINGAGGPSIELRDAYMGK
- a CDS encoding MerR family transcriptional regulator; the encoded protein is MLIKEVCEKCKLTKKAIDYYESKNLIHPQILENGYREFSDADISALKEISVLRKCGISIADIAEILTSSNKPAALAKCKYITDLRMQRMNDIQKCMDRLVADYDVNREFDYLQTHDEDLYTIKEKLVFAFPGNYGLYVSMHFGRFLNGTIETEEQRKAYDAIVRYLDHVNLYLPAELSEFLEAFFTVSTKSDAVKIEEETNGRMLEMLTDTEGYLERNHEQIEEYLEYKCSNEYKNSEAAKIQKSMLDFQKESGYQEVLIANMKILSPAYAGYHKKVEAANEIMLKKFPKAKNMYETN
- a CDS encoding MATE family efflux transporter, with product MMKKNFLKYVIPSMIASLVTGIYTSIDGLFVGRAVGDAGIASISIAWPLAAIILAVGTGIGMGGAVNMSNHMGAEEKSEADKALGNTFTLMLIASAVLTIFIRICAKPILRFLGAEGQVLELAYGYVRVLGMGSVLQVLGAGVTPLLRNQNKAWIAMALMMTNFVMDTVLSGVFVLVLGYGVTGAALATLIGQFIALVPSLFILFRKENRVPISNYYLKRKTVQNILKIAVSPFALSFLPALTIAMINWRALAYGGTVALAAYAVVSYMLSVGQLLLQGVCDGSQPLISFYHGAADAHSVKQLKRRTYYTSITTGIVITIGITALRNVIPTWFNVSAETTGVLLFAFPLCALSLPFYAFSRSSSAYFYAIKKARRASIMVYGEALIVLPICVFILPMFLKLNGVWITLTVVQIIMLFTAILLLRKQ
- a CDS encoding MerR family DNA-binding transcriptional regulator codes for the protein MRERYNIGEISEIFQIPKPTLRYWESENLIQLNRNEENDYREYTLKQMMEIGDISLYRQLNVPVAKLKNMHQLGIHDLDSTLDATLTEVDNRISQLSDIKERLLSRKEKIQQLSQL